The Platichthys flesus chromosome 5, fPlaFle2.1, whole genome shotgun sequence genome contains the following window.
GGTAATTTCTAACCACTCGTTTCAGCTAATGTTATTGATGGTGCACTTTTTTGCaagtcaaacaaaacacaattaccCCTGTATCAGTAAATAAAGACACAAGCACTTGCAGTGCAGCAGACTCCAGACCATATTGAAATGCAATTTTGAAACTGCAATGTTTGTGAACGCAAATAGGTGGTTTGCAAGTAAAGTGGAGCAATTCAATTGGCTTTGATTACTTTGATGTAAGGTCATTCAAACTTATTTTGGTCTTATTAACTGTTCACTTACATACTCTTGTTAGCCAGCCATCTAAaatgtgatgtgatgggctTCAGTTTCCTGCCTGATGTTTAAGACTTATATCCATTAAATTATTCTTGTATATTTTGTGAAGCTTCAGCTTCTTTACATGCAGCACAGCGTTCTCGACactatcaaacaaacacaaccagagTCATAGTGACTGAAGAACCATTCGCTCTAAGTGTTATATTCAACGGCAGTTTCAGAACACATCACGTTCAATTCCGCCTTGAAGCATTAATCTGAATCCATTCAGTCTACTGACTCTGACGCAAAAGCCactccagtgtttgtgttgcttctAATACAATATTCATAGACTTGTCATATAAAGAATACAAGATATAACAGCGCCTCAAGTTACTTATGACAGTTGACTGAGTGCAAAATatatcattaaatatatatacacatagtTGATAGTTTTACTAAATGTGCTATTTTACTTCTGACTGCTGCTGCAAGCATTACTCAATGTTTAATTACTTTTGAAACCTGTTTTGATGATTATGCCACATTAGTTCTCCCTCATTCAGAGCAGTATTATTGGATTGAGTTGTGTTAAATGCAAAGAAAGACGTAAGCAATAACTCGTGCTCTTaattgtgcatgtgtatgtatgtgtgctaCAGATAGAAAATAATCCTGGTCGTTCTGTAGTATAAAGTACTATAACAGTAAAGCAACATGCAAAACTGCTGTCTTGACCTTgtctaaaaaatgtatatgcatCAAAATGGTGTTGTAATAGAGCAGGATGGCAGCATCTGCAGTTCGCTCAGCTGTCACTCACCATCCTGATGAACACGCATGGCGGAGGCAGTGATGTCAGTGGTGACATTGAAGTATGGCAGCCACAGGTCCTGGGGAGACAGAAATATTGTCTTTCTAATATAAGACCTCCTGCATTGGTCAATCAATTCCACTTAAAACGTGAAGATTTGACCCCCACCTCAGCTTGTTTGTCCTGGAACACTTTATAGATGCTGGTGTTGAATGCAGAGCCAGAGAACATGGAGGTGATGGGGTAGGTCAGGTCCAGGActgttttaaaaacagagttCATTGCCTAATAAAAGGAAGGAAAATGGgtcttgtttatttttggtAATTCTTTTCATGTCATGAGGTTTTACTCTCTGTTTTCATCTTGGAGCAAAGTTCACCAGCCATCTTAAAATGAGAGCAGCGTTTTGTACCTTGGACCACTCTCTGGCTCTCTGTTTGGTTCTGACGGCACTCCTCTCTTCAGCGTACAGTGCACCAATGAATGAGCCGATAGAGGTCCCACCCACTATGTCAATAGGAATCCCCGCCTCCTCCATAGCTTTGATAACTCCAACGTGAGAGCAGCCTCTGCACGGGGAAAAACATGTTAGATACCAGGATAGTGACACAAACTGTGCATGATACATACGcagaggttaaaaaaaatacttggtGTTCCTGCTCATCTTTTAATTTTGTACATGTGAGTGATAAGACGGGTGTTTTAACTGTATTCAAATCTGTATTAATGTACATAATGGAAAACTGAAGGGATTCTTAGGGCTGCTGAACACATTAATATTCACATTAGGTGTTTAATCATCATTGCTATCAGAATATCTTTAACTACTGAACTCAAAACACAAAGTGCACTCTACATGTCTCTATGGCCACTTGTGGTAAACTGTTCTCACctggctccacctcctcccagcACCAGGGCGATGCTGTTTCCAGTCAGGACTCGGGCCAGCCGAGAGAAATCACTGTGCCTGTCTGCCGTCTTCTCAAACACCTTCTCGTAAACATCCCGCTGCAGAAATATTATGCACATGGAACTCGTTAACTTTCCATCAACAATTATAGACGCAGGTTTAGCATAGCAAGTGTAGCATAGCATAGTACACTATATATTAAGTATTTTCCTCCACTTGATAGATATTTGTTAAAAACACAGCTAAACGTGAAAGTGCAGTTTGGTTTAATACCAGTTTGCTGGGGCTGCGTCTGGAGAAGACCCGACGGGGACACTTGAGGTGAAGATGCCCAGAGCACCAGCTGCGCATGTTGAGCCACTCCACCGTCCTCGAGGGGCCCGGCCCGTcctctttgtgcagcaggaTCAGCTGCTTCAGTGCACGGACTGCTGTGTTCTCCAGCATCTGCTCCAACTGACGGACAAGAGAAGAGTAGGAAGAGAGATGAACACAGTGAAAGTATTGTACTGGTATTGTATTTCCCCATCGctatgacagacacacacacacacacacctgtcccaGGGCGGGTTCTTGGTCCCCCAGGCCAACAATGAGGATACAGTCAGCCTGGCGGATGCAGCGCTGCGTCCACGGGGTCATGGTGTTGTCAGTCTGGTACAGGACGATCCGATTGATGTCCTCCTGCTGGGCCAGCCAGCCGGACAGACGGTACTCGTGGATACTAATGGACAGAGAGGTCATTAGAATGATTAGAAAGATAATTAGATACAGACAGAATGAGTGGAAATGATAATCATCAATACAAATTAACGGAGAATTGAGAGGATAAGAGTGATTGTCTCACTGACCTGTCCAAAGCAGAGGCCCCCAAACGTTCTCTGATAATTTCACTGGTTAACAGCAGAGTGGGCCCTGAAAATGTCCGACAGAGGCAATGCAAAATGTGTGAACACAAGAAACTGATAATAATGTAAAAGACACACTAATGCATCTTCTACTAGCAGTTGTTCATGTACTTCTGTTATGACCAGGCTGTGACGAGATAAATACCCACCAATGGCACTGAGGGCATGGCTGAGCTCCAGGTTGAACGCGTTGATGGGCACCTcatcacacacaggcagcacagCCACAGTGGAGAGGTTGCTGGCAGGGTTGGTTACGTCTGCACTAGTGGTCATACTGGGCAGACTCAGAGCGGAGCCTGGGGAGCACAAGCACAGTGTGTGAGAAATGCATTAGGTCGGACAGACAAAGACAAGGAGTTGTTACTGTGCAAAAAATGTACCTTCCATGAATATATGGAGCAACCAGGCAGTAGCAAAAAAGTAGCCAgcaaaataaactttaactttGTTCACACAATATTTAAAGCATTGATAAAATATACAATGTGGAAAAACATATACACCAAATCATATACAGTTCATTATAGCAGGAATTTCCATTACATCatatttcacttttcaaacaTGATTTGGTTATGTTTGCATAATCCGACAGTGGCAGAACATACAGACAGtcttatctgttgtgcctgtgcactttatatgtttcaccgTGGCAGAGTGGGGAAACGTcctatcgattccttgtatgtcttgaacatgtgaagaaattgacaataaagctactatTACTACTAGAAGAGTTCTGGGAGATCTTAAATTGTAAAATTAAAGTATGCGACAGGCATTTTCTGTATTGTCCATATGTGACAGAGATCTGTTACGTTACCGAAAAgaacaatgtaaataaagatcaTCAAACccataaatgtatttaaagatcGCAGTGCTTTTAATTGACCATACAATCCTAGAGTTGCTGCCACTGGTGTTGTAGAGCCTATTTAATGCACTGTCAACAAAATTATTATGGTGTTGTGTCATTAGTTAATGTTCTAATAATTGTCAAACTAATGTACTAAAGGTAAAATACTTTATTGGGTAGTCAGCTGTTGGCCAGGAACATGCGCTTACAAACTCAGGAGTCCCCCCACTCATACATTTTCACATAAAAGCGCTACTGAGGCTGCTGAGAAAAAGAGCACAGTGTGTAGCTACACATCTTTAACCTAAAGGAATATTTTAATTTGGCTCATTAACTTATTTCCGTCTACCTTTCAAATAGCCTACAGTCTTCATCTAACAGTTAATAGACAAATAGCCACTGTGCTTACGGTGTCACACCTCATTCCCCTCGCTTTAGGTTCCTTTCAGACCTACACTGGTGTCATACTGCACCTCTCTGAGATATAAGCGATATGTGCTCACCTGAGAACGGCCCTCGGCCCTGCTGCAGGTTCCCCAGGATCTTCTGGCCTAGTAAGTGGATCAACCTTGTCACGACCTACAATACAGACAACAGGCATCAGTCAATTTCATTAGTGCACAAAACCTCAACCAGACGACAAGTTTCCGCTTGTGAAGTTGCAAACCTGTGGATATCGCCTTTTGATGTTGTTCAGTGTTCCCTCCGGCAGCTTGACCAGCTCCGTGTCTCTCACAGCATGGACAGTGGTGGCTCTAGGCTGCCTGGCCAATGCCTCCACCTGAAGTTTAAAGAAGAACAAAACTGTTTgtacaaaaacaattataacagaaagacaaatgGTGATCAATTCCACAATATCAGAGttaaggaaatataaaataaatgatcaattcAACCAATTTAGTATTAAACTGACACCTTAACAAATCTGTCCAGCACCTCATATTGCATTATGATCATTGAGAAACAAAAACTGCAGTAAAAGCCCATGATGCTCAGAGGCAGATGCCCTCGGTATGTTTCACACACTGTTAAAATAAGACGTATGCTGCTTGCAGACAAGCACTGAACTGTGGACATATTTTGGGATTGAAAAAAGTGATAATCAGGAAAATTACCAGAGAGTTCCCTGCCAGATGATCATATTTCTAGACGGatgcaaactgaaaaaactaaaaagattaCCAACATCTAAGGATGAAAGAGTGGTGCCTCATAAAAGTCCAAACGATGATGTCAACTCATACAGACAACATGATTCAAGAGGGATTTGATGATAAGAACCGACTCTGGTGTCTATGTGCttcacacataaatataatatttccaCAGCAGTATTGATTGGTCCTGCCTCCTACGTGCTCTTACCACACGCCACGCCACGCCTGATTGCTTTGGACATTCTCCTCTTGTTGTTAACACGTCTGACTCAGACCCACTTGtcaagacattttctggagttcatgtctgaatacAGCTTATCACTTGAGAGATACACAGGTTTGTTTCTCACCACTCCAATGAGGTCTCCTCTGCCGTATTCCCCAACGAGCTCTTTCTTGCCATTTGCTTTTCGGATGACTGAACGCAGACGTCCGTTGAGTACGATGTAGGTGCAGTCTGATCGGTCGTCCTGTCTGTGAACACAGGCATCTCAGTAAATATTACATATTCATGATAAATGATAAAAGGAAATTAAATACTGTAATGTTGAGGTAAATGTAGTTTGAGCAAACAAGCTAAATTAGTcctcttttttgtgtttttataaatacaaaattattttaAGTAGAGTACCTGTAGAGGGCTCTGCCAGCCTCCACAGCCATCCAGTCAATAGCAAAGTCCATCTGCCTGACAAAAGGAGACATGCGAATGGCGACTGTGTGGGCTGCACTCAGCACAACGCTGGGCTGTTCCCTCATGATCCTGCAGGGGGCAACACAAAGCACAGACACTAGTAACACTGGGGATGTAATACTTGCTTTGTTAACCACAAGATGTTTTAATGCAGAACTACAATTCATGAGTCCGTATAGTAAGATGAAAGACTTTTGATGAATGTGTATTTGCATTGTAGGAAATGAAACGGGACACCATTGCCTTAACGACAGCTTATATATGATATTAAACTTGCTTATATGactaattataaataaatatttgtcattCTTGTTTCTTCCACATTAAAGATGGTCGTCTTACTCGTAGAAATCCGATTTTGAAATCTTGAGGTAAGTGCAGTCTCTGACAGCCttgatggtgaagatgagggGTTCTCCGGTGAGCACGGCCAGTTGGCCCACCATCTCCCCCGGGTGAgtcacaaacaagcacacagccTCCTGCTTGTTGATCATCCGCTGGTAGACGTGCAGACAGCCTGACAGAACAAAGTGCAGACTCACGTCCTTGAGCAGcaaaaaggagaagaagcagagaaagcaaacacacaggggGATAAGAATATAttaaacatacaaaatacaGTAGGAATTGAGAAAATATTGACAGAGACCAAGTAAATAGATATAGTTTATGAATACTAGCTTTTCTTTTGTGGATGGTTTATTTTCCTGTTGGAGTATTTAATGATCAAAAGCCAGAGAGCAGTATCTGATTGTACTATTGTGAATTAATGAGCCTATAATTAAATCCAAAGTTCATTACAATCTTTGATCTGTTTCACAGTTGTATAGTCTGACAAATGTTTAACTTCACTGAGTCTGGGGTTACTGCATCTGCCTTTGTAAAGCAGTATACAGCCAATAGGGGGCAGTAATCAAGGTGTCGTATGGGTCCTGTGTGTTACCTGGTCTCCCTGTCTGGCTAAGACAGCTCCAGCTTTTGCATGGTGCAGAGTCACTCTTCCATTCAACAAAGAAGGGTCCTGAGAAGACAGAGTTAAGAGTTAAGCGATCACAGGCAAAGTAGAGAAACAACGTGAGTGAAAGGTTTCCATGCTCCTTTGTTTGCACTTTCCATGAAGACCGTTCTGTAACATAAATTTCAAAAACCATGGTTCTATCTCGTTACGACATCAAGATGTTTTGAAACATTAGGCAATGTCTTCTACGAGCACAAACCAAAGGTTTATGACATGTTGCATCAAATGCATGTATTACGTTGGATCCCACTATGACTTCTTGTGTACCACAGAAGCATTTAATGAGTTTCATTTGTCACCACAGTGGTGTCAAGTTGAAATGAACTCAGGTTTGCCGTCACGTGTCTGGATTTTGAAGTATTATTGTGAGATTGATTAGCATGCATGTTCTATTATGTTAACTCTTGTCTCAGCCTGTGAGACACTGTGAGGCGACACTGGGACGTGACACTGCAGCCCTCTCCCCCTCATCATTTACACACTGAGTCCAGCTCCTTTAGAGAAGACCCGCTGTCTGACCTCTTTTCCACATCATAATCGCTTAACAGATGCTCCAGGGAGATTTGTGACAATGTGTTCATTCATGCAAAGAAAGAATAACGTGATGAGCCTGTTATTATTTCTTAATCCACAAGAATTCGGTCAGTACAGTTTATACTGCAGTGTAACTGCACGAACACTGCATGATAATATGAAAAATGGtatgataaaaacatttgtcacACTAGAATTCAATACAGTCAACACGAGTGACGATTTAAAGCCACTCTATCTAAACAGATATGGTATATAACTATTGGGCTCCATGTTCAATTGATTAAGTTGACACCACTACAAAAGAATAGAAAACACagtttgagagaaaaaaaataattcaacaaaCCTCAATCTTCATGAGCTTGAGGACCTCCTTCTGAGCGTCCTCAAACAGAGCACCACTGGATCGACTGGTTAACGGTGTGAAAATACTGTCCACTCCCGGATCTTCTTCTGGATACAGGTAGATCCCCGAGGGAGCTTCATCTACTGTCACCCTCCTCTCCCGCTGTTCCTGGGACACAGACTGCAAcaacatacatttatatatataagaaaacaGTGTGCTTGTAAAGCAGATAATCAGCCTCTGAAAGAGACGAGTTGGCATGATGAGACAAAAGAATTGTTGCCGTCAGTCTCACAAAGGGTGTTTtggaaaaatgcaaatattttttacatcacACAGAGGAGGGCAAAAATTATTTAACAGATAATCGCTGATAGTCAACAGGACAAGAAAAGAGGAcagatatttttaaatatttaaggtACTTTATATACTGGATTACTTTGTTGTTGCTAATGCTCTGTGGAAAACATTTAATCTATGTTGCATTACTGTGCTGCTGCAATTATCACATTCATGTAAAGCTGATTTCAGATATGCAGTGAACTCTGCAGTCCCTCCGTATTTTCTTCACAGGAGGTGCATGGAGAATTAAAGGAGAGAACACAGCATGGACTCTCCCTGTGGATACACTTCgagcgagagtgtgtgtgtgttttttagggGGGAACGGGGTGGTTAAACACAAAAACGGAaaatcagaaacaaaacaaatatctccgGGTAAAAACGcggtgacacacacatagaagacgaagacgaagatATCAAGAGAGTTTGTCTGTGCTGTCAAGAAGATCATGTGGTCTTGGCAGCGgcgttaatacgtcacttcctacCTCTGTCGGCTCCACCCGGCTGCTCCATGTCTCGCCTAAATTATGCAgtggatttgttgctgttgcgGACGCGTCtttgcagagaacctcctgctgtgttgtgcatgtgggaAAGGTTAACTCTGTGTAAACTCTGTAATCAATTCTCCGCATTTTACCGAAGGtgatgtctgaaaatggcttaagGGAGTCAATAAAGTCGACCTCATCTCCAGATTACTGACCCGAGTAAAGCTGGGAGGAGTGTTGCCATCCTCTGCAGAGACTGAGATCCGTCCCCGTTCGTACGCCATGTCAAAGTCTGACCTCAGGCTTTTCTGCATACCTGCACAGACAACATTGCGCTAGCATTATTTAATCATAATTGGTAAAGCTAAATAGCATCAAAGGAACttaacagaaagagaaaacccTCACCAGCGATGTCCACAGGCATGGAGATGGTCCTGCTAAGAGTTGGCACAGTTGCTCCATCCTTCCCCGGTTCTCCTCCTGTACATGAAAGAAATATGAGGAGTTTAGCAAGCAACAAACTTAGCACTAACTTTTAGgaacttatctaaacaaggttacaaagagCTTCACAAAAATCCAAGGCAATAAATGaatgaactaaaataaaaagtaatttttattttttaaaataaaaagtaatttttattttaGGTGCTAAATCATAACATAATAGGTCAAGACCATAACATTTattgacacacacaacagtgaagTCACAATTAATTAcgtgtcatttcatttttcctgACCTGCAGCTTCTCCCCTAATGGCAGCTTCTCTTTGCTCCTCAGTCACTGTCAGGCTGCCAAAGCGCTTGCCATGGCGGATGGGACTGGTGCGAGTCGGGTGGGGTGACGGAGGTGGCAGACGTGAGGGATGCATTTCCTATAAAATGAGTGCAAGCGGTGAATAGTGTGATTGGTGTGGGGAACATAGTTTgtttctgaaaaacacattacacataGCTTACATGGCTGAAGAGCTCATTGGTGAGTCCCAGATAGTTGTGCAGTGCTAGGACTGTTACTCTTTGGAGACGAACCATGATAATCTGAACAGACGCAACAGAAGAAaagttatatttcattttaaattctaGCTTAATGTCTTCTATCAGTTACTTAACTTAATGTcttctacaaacacacaactcacctgTACTACGCGCACGAGGCTCTCAGGGTACTTCTCAAATATAGCGAGGAAGGCCTCTACAGGTAAACGGAGGACAGTGGAAACCTCTACGACCCGTGCTGACACCGTTTTGTAAGGCTTCTGGTGgccctgcacacaaacacaccccacattttatatttcttcaagatttaaaatatattttctaggTCCATTTAGACTTTAAGACTTGTGTTTTATGGACAAAATTTGAATTTTTGATTATTCATTCATCATTACACCTTCCTTATTTTACACTGAATCACTTAAATCTAACTAGATCTAATTGATTTATGACTCATGCGTATGCCAGTAGAGGAGATTTGGAGAGTCAGCTGGTGAATTCATTGACATGAGTAACAATGAATTTGTGACTGGAAGTAATGGGGCCCAGCATCCACACCTCGATTCCCAAGTTGTTTGAATATTATACAGTGTATATGGGCTTTCTGTGCACACAGGGTTGAAGCAGCATCCTCGTCTGTGTAGAGAAAAGTGTGTGTAACGTACTGTGATGACATCCAGGATGCTGAGGAGGCTGTGGACGCTGTCTCCTGGGAAAACCTCCTTCACCACACTCTCTTTGCCATCCTAGAGGACAGAGATAAGCAGCAGCGCACATATCAAGCAAAAGAAACTGTCATGTGTTCAGATGTTTTTCTTAGAACTTTAGCAGCTACAATCACATTTACAGATAAAGTTTGAACTGAAATTTCTGTGAGACTTCTTTGAGTCTCAGTAAAACGTCAAAGTCTCAATGAAACTGGCTGTTTCCATGTCCCCTGCTTCCCTAATGAGATTATCTGAGTCAGACGTTAATATATGCTAATGAGTAGGTAAAGCCTGAATTCCCACAGTTAAACCTGTTTGTAGATTTGTGAGCATTAAgcttagtgtgtatgtgtgtaataaCACATACTTGACGACATAATCCTAAAATACAAGAAAAAGTGTTAGATGCTAAATGCATGACCTACCGTTCCAGTAAGGCACAATTCTAGTTTTCCGTCCTGCACCACGTAGATGCTGCTGTCAGGCTGGCCTGGCCTGAAGACGTACTCCCCTTGTTGGAACTGCAGAAACACCATGTGTTTACACAGCTCCAGGAAGAGGGGCTTCTCAAAGTGACCCAGCACACTGCAGGAAAGGTCAACAGAGGAGAGGTTATGGTGGTTAGGTGAACACACAACAGCTCTGTACACACTTGGTTTGTCAGCACTGCAAAGCTAACCTCTATGGGTTTCAATCATCAAACGATGATTGTATTAGTACAGCTTCACAGAGGAAGTTCACCTCTAAGAGGTGTAGGAGCAATCCAACGTTGTATTACTCATGCACATCAATAATCAAAGCAGGGACATATTTGGGCCTTCTGAGCACTGCTCTATACACTGTAAATACAATGTGAAagaattgtatttatatttctcttCTCCAGTCTTATCAACCACTCAAGTGTTTTAAAGTACAGGTcacattcacacgcacattcatacagcaTTTTATTATCATACTGCTCATATGTCATCACAGCTGAAATTTAGGGGATCAGTATATTGCACTTCAGAATACAGATTGGAAGAGTCAGCGAACCACCAACCATCTGGACCCTCACTACCTCCTGAGTTTCACTTGCCCCAAAGGATGTAGGCTACTGTACATGGAACCTCAATTACACAAACATCAGACAGAGAATGAACCTACCGGACATTTTTGAGCATGTAGAGCACCTCGGAAGGGAGGTGGGAGTTGGCCACATCAAATTCTGTGAGGTCCGCCTCCAGCACTGAGGGAGGGGGCTCCTTAGCCTGAAGGATGGGCACCTCCTTCTTAAAGCGCAGGATCCTGCACAAGTGagagtcacagagacagacatgagGACAAGGGACAGAGTGCTCACGAGTCATCGTGGTTAGGAAGGAATGGAGGCTGGTGAGAAGGAGATTTTGATTTACTTTTTGGCAATATTGAGcatcttctgcttcttcttgaGGCGcggccgagaggaggaggatgtacCCACCAGGGAAGAGGTAGACTGGGAGACCTGTCGTGAAACATACTGGTTTGAATATTACTCCAATGGTGTAATTGTAGCATTACGTACTATCTTGGAAAAGTAAATATGACACATGGCTCACTGTGAGTCAGAGCCAGGCCATAATTACTCTCAGCATACTGGCTATTGGGTTCCTGTCAATAAACACTCACTTTACGCAGCATCTTTCGTCCATAGAACATGACTTTGTCCCTCTTGCGGAACCGGTATTTTGGAGCCTCCTGAGCTTCTCGATCTgtgaatgaatataaatatgacatATAAGCACGTAACCATTTTTTATgcctatcattttattttcaaagcacATATATTAGCAGCAACTGACTCCGAATCTGGATCCTCCgcaggatgaagaagatgaggatggCGATGAGAACGATGGCGATGCCTGCACCAATCACCATCCCCATCATCtgatgagaaaagaagaaagaaggaggggAGCCTATGAGTGTACAGGGTCAAAGGctaaatgaaaaaactaaatgtaatgGTCTGTACGGGCTGCAGAGCTAAACCTATTGAAAactttaattcagttttatgaAACGTTTGGTGGTGACAACATTTCCTGCTAGAATGACTTAACAGCAGCAGAATGAAACTGAAAAGACGTTTTCTCAATGAAGGCTCATTGCACACTCACCATGCTCGTCTGTAGTTCCTCCTCCACCAATGGCTTGATGTCATTAAACCCGACCTAATGtaacagagaaataaagagacaaGTTTTTAATCTGAGCAACTCTTTCACAACTCTTGCAGCTAGCATAGTAAGTGCTTCAAAGCAGTATATCCAAACTGAAATGCTGCGCAAGGCTGGGCCTGAAGGCTTCAATTTCACTGGAGTGTAATGGAATGTGGGAATAAGGGCTTTGCCCTGGAGGCATGACTGTGACGCTATCAGTGCCCGCAAGgcaagaagagaaagaaataaagatgtAGTACATTTTTTGACCTTCCCCACATTCATGCCCTTACATTTGTCATCCAACTATGTGTCTCAGACTTTGATTTGCAATTTCTTCTAGATTAGAAAGAGTATAACACAGAGTCAGCATTCCAGATGTAAAGCTGAaaaggcaagaaaaaaaagcacGTAAGAGAAATGTTGCCTGATTTTTATCgaaagaaatgtgtcactcgAATGAGTGTTAGCTGCGGGGACAAGTTAATTTTGCTGTAACACATCCTAAGAATGAAGATGATACTGAAAATGATTAATTCTTAATGTTTGTACATGCAAACTCTGCCTGATATAAAAATGTCATGCTCTCCTGGTCTGGAGTTCAGCAGAAAGGCCACACAAGCCAAACAGCTCCCTTGACTTCTAACTTAAGTTGTTCAGACAGTTGGACTTTGTGCAGAGTATGCAGCTATGCAccgaagaaagaaagaaagaaagaaagaaagaaagaaagtataCATGTTCGAGATCAGGGAGTACAGTTACACATCAGATTAGGGGAAACCAACACTGTCCTTGCAGGGATTGTAAAGATCCTGTGGTCTCATAAGCTTATAtggtttactgtgtgtgtgtgtgtgtgtgtgtgtgtgtgtgttcttcacaaCCTATAGAGCCATCAGACGCAGTATTGTCAGAGCAGGAGTAATAGGTTTTTAGTGTTCTGGCTGAGCAGCCAATGGGATTGCATGTCTGTTATCAGAGGTTATTGACTTGCGTGTGAGTAGCTGAGGGTTATTTGGCAGTAAAAGGCCTAAGATGGACACTGTCACTGGGGATATTAACAATGGGGCTGACAGATGGTGAGTGCAGGCAGCATGTATGCGCACAGAAATTAGTGTGCAAAAGTCTGcaaaattaaaaagacaaagaaatcaGAACTATACTCTGAatgtcaaaaaaacatttcacatgttGCTAATCATATGAGGACATTGTCATGTAGGCAATT
Protein-coding sequences here:
- the pnpla6 gene encoding patatin-like phospholipase domain-containing protein 6 isoform X1, producing MGQSTSEQEVQGHTPEVGFNDIKPLVEEELQTSMMMGMVIGAGIAIVLIAILIFFILRRIQIRNREAQEAPKYRFRKRDKVMFYGRKMLRKVSQSTSSLVGTSSSSRPRLKKKQKMLNIAKKILRFKKEVPILQAKEPPPSVLEADLTEFDVANSHLPSEVLYMLKNVRVLGHFEKPLFLELCKHMVFLQFQQGEYVFRPGQPDSSIYVVQDGKLELCLTGTDGKESVVKEVFPGDSVHSLLSILDVITGHQKPYKTVSARVVEVSTVLRLPVEAFLAIFEKYPESLVRVVQIIMVRLQRVTVLALHNYLGLTNELFSHEMHPSRLPPPSPHPTRTSPIRHGKRFGSLTVTEEQREAAIRGEAAGGEPGKDGATVPTLSRTISMPVDIAGMQKSLRSDFDMAYERGRISVSAEDGNTPPSFTRQEVLCKDASATATNPLHNLGETWSSRVEPTESVSQEQRERRVTVDEAPSGIYLYPEEDPGVDSIFTPLTSRSSGALFEDAQKEVLKLMKIEDPSLLNGRVTLHHAKAGAVLARQGDQDVSLHFVLSGCLHVYQRMINKQEAVCLFVTHPGEMVGQLAVLTGEPLIFTIKAVRDCTYLKISKSDFYEIMREQPSVVLSAAHTVAIRMSPFVRQMDFAIDWMAVEAGRALYRQDDRSDCTYIVLNGRLRSVIRKANGKKELVGEYGRGDLIGVVEALARQPRATTVHAVRDTELVKLPEGTLNNIKRRYPQVVTRLIHLLGQKILGNLQQGRGPFSGSALSLPSMTTSADVTNPASNLSTVAVLPVCDEVPINAFNLELSHALSAIGPTLLLTSEIIRERLGASALDSIHEYRLSGWLAQQEDINRIVLYQTDNTMTPWTQRCIRQADCILIVGLGDQEPALGQLEQMLENTAVRALKQLILLHKEDGPGPSRTVEWLNMRSWCSGHLHLKCPRRVFSRRSPSKLRDVYEKVFEKTADRHSDFSRLARVLTGNSIALVLGGGGARGCSHVGVIKAMEEAGIPIDIVGGTSIGSFIGALYAEERSAVRTKQRAREWSKAMNSVFKTVLDLTYPITSMFSGSAFNTSIYKVFQDKQAEDLWLPYFNVTTDITASAMRVHQDGSLWRYVRASMTLSGYLPPLCDPKDGNLLMDGGYINNLPADIARNMGARTVIAIDVGSQDETDLCNYGDSLSGWWLLWKRINPWAEKVKVPDMAEIQSRLAYVSCVRQLEVVKKSAYCEYIRPPIDRFKTMDFGKFDEIYDVGFQHGKLVFTGWARGDIIENMLKDHHSADYNNSKRTDSCTCPAADFTDLAEIVSRIEPVQTYVAADAEESDCLTEYEEDGMDTVREEEGEEEEEEAEDLDDHSPGEWGQNGVFQSDEEKSVRQRRKLTSDTSEVSDC